One Calditrichota bacterium genomic window carries:
- a CDS encoding ABC transporter ATP-binding protein has translation MGASIIHVLKGIDLKIRHGEILVIIGPSGVGKSTLLHIMGGLDRPTSGKVVINSTSVFELDDTALARFRNQTIGFVFQFHYLLPEFTALENVAMPGLIGNKPRSEVYKKAEKLLRDVGLGERLEHKPNELSGGEQQRVAVARALMNDPMILLTDEPSGNLDLESSRSLHELLYKLSREKNQTIVIVTHNQELAQMADRVIELFDGRIKNETSQNRRD, from the coding sequence ATGGGGGCCAGCATCATCCATGTCTTAAAAGGAATTGATCTGAAAATCAGACATGGCGAAATTCTGGTTATTATCGGGCCTTCCGGTGTGGGGAAAAGCACGCTGCTCCACATCATGGGAGGACTCGATCGCCCTACCAGCGGAAAGGTTGTGATCAATTCAACCTCTGTTTTTGAACTGGATGACACGGCGCTGGCCAGATTCAGGAATCAGACGATTGGCTTCGTCTTCCAATTTCACTATTTGCTTCCTGAATTTACGGCTCTTGAAAATGTAGCCATGCCGGGATTAATCGGGAACAAACCCCGGAGTGAGGTTTATAAGAAAGCAGAGAAACTGCTGCGAGATGTGGGATTGGGGGAACGGTTGGAACACAAACCCAACGAACTTTCCGGCGGGGAACAGCAGCGCGTGGCGGTTGCCCGGGCCTTAATGAACGATCCCATGATCCTTTTGACAGATGAACCGTCCGGAAATCTGGATTTGGAATCCAGTCGGTCGCTTCACGAGCTTTTATACAAGTTGAGTCGCGAAAAAAATCAAACCATTGTTATTGTGACACACAATCAGGAACTGGCTCAAATGGCGGATCGGGTTATTGAGTTGTTCGACGGTCGTATTAAAAACGAAACGTCCCAAAATCGACGGGATTAA
- a CDS encoding lipoprotein-releasing ABC transporter permease subunit — protein MSYEFFIARRYLKAKRKTGFISLITYFSIIGVTIGVAALIIVLSVMNGFEKEVRSRIIGFDAHIRIRTFHDQGISDWQDVLKKVSSLDHVVGASPYILGKALIKSGKNVEGLFIKGTDQNRIKSVSDLGKNMIYGTLNLGLVPGPEGSKPLPGIVLGRSLSDRLEALVIGDKITVISPSMTTSVFSPPSVKQFRLAGIFESGMFEYDDSYGYISIKSAQQLFQMGNKVSGIEIKLDDMYQASRVAKKIDQMLGYPFYTLTWFDMHKTLFSWMQIEKWAMFIVLSLIIMVAAFNIISSLIMLVMEKTREIGILKSMGATSDSIMRIFVYEGLVVGVIGTILGSAIGYALCWAQETYRFFSLPPDVYFINKLPIYMKPTDFIMIGTAAILLSFLATLYPSKKASKLDPVQAIRYE, from the coding sequence GTGTCCTACGAGTTTTTTATTGCCAGACGCTATCTGAAAGCGAAGCGGAAAACAGGATTTATTTCGTTAATTACCTATTTTTCAATTATCGGCGTTACCATCGGTGTGGCGGCTTTAATTATTGTTCTTTCGGTTATGAACGGTTTTGAGAAAGAAGTCCGTTCCCGGATTATTGGGTTTGATGCCCACATCCGGATTCGCACCTTTCACGATCAGGGTATTTCGGATTGGCAGGATGTTCTGAAAAAGGTTTCTTCTCTGGATCATGTGGTTGGGGCATCACCCTACATTTTGGGCAAGGCGCTGATCAAGTCCGGCAAAAATGTGGAGGGACTTTTCATCAAGGGTACCGATCAGAATCGGATAAAGAGTGTGTCGGATTTGGGGAAAAATATGATATACGGTACCCTGAATCTGGGATTGGTTCCCGGGCCGGAAGGGAGCAAACCGCTTCCCGGAATTGTACTCGGCCGAAGTCTTTCTGATCGTCTCGAAGCCCTCGTTATTGGCGACAAAATCACCGTCATCAGCCCCAGCATGACGACCTCCGTGTTTTCACCCCCCAGTGTCAAACAGTTTCGGTTGGCGGGCATCTTCGAAAGCGGCATGTTTGAATACGACGATTCCTACGGCTACATTTCAATTAAATCGGCCCAGCAATTGTTTCAAATGGGCAACAAGGTTTCCGGGATTGAAATTAAGCTGGATGACATGTACCAGGCCAGCCGTGTGGCCAAAAAAATCGACCAAATGCTGGGTTATCCCTTCTACACACTTACCTGGTTCGATATGCACAAAACCCTTTTTTCATGGATGCAGATTGAAAAATGGGCCATGTTTATTGTATTAAGCCTGATTATCATGGTGGCCGCATTTAACATTATCAGCTCATTGATTATGCTGGTGATGGAGAAAACACGGGAAATTGGCATTTTAAAATCTATGGGGGCCACGTCGGACAGCATTATGCGGATTTTTGTTTACGAAGGCCTCGTGGTCGGTGTGATCGGGACGATCCTGGGAAGCGCCATTGGCTACGCCCTGTGTTGGGCACAGGAGACGTACCGGTTCTTTTCGCTTCCGCCGGATGTCTACTTTATTAATAAATTGCCGATCTACATGAAGCCGACGGACTTTATTATGATTGGGACTGCAGCCATTTTGCTCAGCTTTCTGGCGACGCTTTATCCGTCCAAGAAAGCCTCAAAACTCGATCCCGTTCAGGCTATTCGATACGAATAA
- the lysS gene encoding lysine--tRNA ligase produces the protein MKIRRQKIEELQKMGVNPYPYKFERTHFSTEVIQNFEKLEGQTVSLAGRLMALRRMGKASFAHLMDSRGRIQIYVRLDNVGEESYKVFKLLDIGDWIGVTGEVFKTRTGEITIVVKQFELLSKTLRPLPIVKEKVEDGKKIVYDQFADKELRYRQRYVDLVVNPEVREVFVKRSKIISTMRRYLEEKGYLEVETPILQPIYGGAFARPFVTHHNTLDMTLYLRISNELYLKRLIVGGFDGVFEFSKDFRNEGMDRFHNPEFTQMELYVAYEDYYFMMGLVEEMISLIAEKTTGSKKIVYQGNEIDLTPPWKRIRMFDAIEAETGFNLYGKSEEDVREIGKKLSIDVESLPNKGKIIDEIFGEFVEPKLIQPTFITDFPIEISPLAKKHRDDPNLVERFEPYIAGKEVGNAFSELNDPIDQRQRFEAQMKLRSAGDDEAQVLDEDFLRALEYGMPPTAGLGIGIDRLVMILTDSPSIRDVLLFPQMRPEQLKIDD, from the coding sequence ATGAAGATTCGGCGGCAGAAGATTGAAGAATTGCAAAAAATGGGGGTAAACCCCTATCCCTATAAATTTGAACGGACCCATTTTTCAACCGAGGTCATTCAAAATTTCGAGAAACTGGAAGGCCAAACCGTTTCACTGGCGGGTCGCCTTATGGCGCTGCGCCGAATGGGAAAAGCCAGTTTTGCTCACCTCATGGATTCCAGAGGCCGGATTCAAATTTACGTTCGTCTTGACAATGTGGGTGAAGAATCGTACAAGGTCTTCAAGCTCTTAGATATTGGCGATTGGATCGGCGTGACCGGGGAGGTCTTTAAAACCCGTACCGGCGAAATTACAATTGTGGTCAAGCAGTTTGAACTGCTTTCGAAAACGCTCCGACCGCTGCCGATTGTAAAGGAAAAGGTGGAAGATGGGAAGAAGATTGTCTACGATCAATTTGCGGATAAAGAACTGCGGTACCGCCAGCGCTATGTGGATTTGGTGGTCAATCCCGAGGTGCGGGAGGTTTTTGTAAAACGCTCCAAAATTATTTCAACCATGCGTCGCTATCTGGAAGAAAAGGGTTACCTGGAGGTTGAAACCCCCATTTTGCAGCCGATTTACGGCGGGGCATTTGCACGGCCGTTTGTCACGCACCACAACACCCTGGACATGACACTCTATTTGAGAATTTCGAATGAACTCTACTTGAAGCGCCTGATTGTGGGTGGTTTTGACGGCGTCTTTGAATTTTCAAAAGATTTTCGAAATGAGGGAATGGATCGGTTCCACAATCCCGAATTCACGCAAATGGAGCTCTATGTGGCGTACGAAGACTACTATTTTATGATGGGGTTGGTGGAGGAAATGATCAGCCTGATTGCCGAAAAGACCACGGGATCGAAAAAAATCGTGTACCAGGGAAATGAAATCGATTTAACACCTCCCTGGAAACGCATCCGAATGTTTGATGCCATTGAGGCGGAAACCGGTTTTAATCTGTACGGGAAGTCAGAAGAAGACGTGCGGGAAATCGGAAAAAAACTTTCGATTGATGTGGAGTCGCTTCCCAACAAAGGAAAGATAATTGATGAGATTTTCGGAGAATTTGTGGAGCCCAAGCTCATTCAGCCCACATTCATTACGGATTTCCCCATCGAAATTTCTCCTTTGGCTAAAAAACACCGGGATGACCCCAATCTGGTGGAGCGGTTTGAACCCTACATTGCGGGGAAAGAGGTGGGGAATGCCTTTTCGGAATTAAACGATCCGATCGACCAGCGGCAGCGTTTTGAGGCTCAGATGAAATTGCGAAGCGCAGGCGATGATGAAGCCCAGGTTCTCGACGAAGATTTTCTCCGTGCCCTGGAATACGGAATGCCGCCAACGGCCGGCCTTGGAATCGGGATTGATCGTTTGGTGATGATTCTGACGGACTCGCCCTCCATTCGGGACGTTTTGCTGTTTCCTCAAATGCGGCCGGAGCAGCTAAAAATAGATGACTAA
- a CDS encoding alanine racemase, with the protein MRPTVAVVDLGAIRYNLSRVIERVKPAGVMAVVKANAYGHGMAEVARTALDTGADYLAVALVEEGIELRETGISDPTLVFGGFFPDQAEFFVRYDLDATLYSTENARALERAAKLFRKPARVHIKIDTGMGRVGVPWEEAASFVRGILQIPDIQIVGVYTHFATSDEKDKSFANLQLHRFKVALKNIESLGFKIPIKHAANSGAILDMPDAFFDMVRPGIMMYGYYPSFETTESIALKPAMAFLSKVLHVKEVEKGTTVSYGRQYTAPQKTTIATIPVGYADGYNRLLTNQGNVIINGQTYPVAGRVCMDQILIDVGPGASVKVGDEVVLFGKTEQGDVSVYDICRKLNTIPYEVTCWVSRRVPRVYVNGQR; encoded by the coding sequence ATGCGTCCGACAGTGGCAGTCGTGGATTTGGGTGCGATTCGATACAATCTGAGCCGGGTGATCGAAAGAGTGAAACCGGCGGGGGTTATGGCCGTCGTAAAGGCAAATGCCTACGGACACGGCATGGCGGAAGTCGCGCGTACGGCTCTGGATACCGGAGCCGATTATCTGGCTGTGGCGCTGGTGGAAGAAGGCATCGAACTTCGGGAAACCGGCATCAGCGACCCCACGCTTGTTTTTGGGGGATTTTTTCCCGATCAGGCTGAATTTTTTGTGCGGTATGATTTGGATGCAACCCTCTATTCAACGGAAAATGCGAGGGCCCTCGAAAGGGCGGCAAAATTGTTCCGGAAACCCGCCCGCGTACACATTAAAATTGACACGGGGATGGGGCGTGTGGGGGTGCCCTGGGAAGAAGCGGCCTCGTTTGTCCGGGGAATCCTCCAAATCCCGGATATTCAGATTGTGGGAGTGTACACGCATTTCGCAACATCCGATGAAAAGGATAAAAGTTTTGCCAATTTGCAGCTGCACCGATTTAAGGTTGCGCTCAAGAATATTGAGTCCCTGGGATTCAAGATTCCGATCAAACATGCGGCAAACAGCGGTGCCATTCTGGATATGCCCGACGCCTTTTTTGATATGGTTCGCCCGGGAATTATGATGTACGGCTATTATCCGTCGTTTGAAACGACCGAGAGCATCGCGCTTAAACCGGCGATGGCCTTTCTTTCAAAGGTTCTTCACGTAAAGGAGGTTGAAAAAGGGACCACCGTCAGCTACGGGAGACAGTACACGGCGCCGCAGAAAACAACCATTGCCACCATCCCGGTGGGCTACGCAGACGGATACAATCGCCTGCTGACCAATCAGGGGAACGTAATCATTAACGGACAGACCTACCCGGTTGCCGGGCGGGTGTGCATGGATCAAATTCTGATCGACGTCGGTCCGGGCGCTTCTGTAAAGGTTGGCGATGAGGTGGTTCTTTTCGGAAAAACGGAACAGGGTGACGTGTCCGTATACGATATTTGCCGAAAATTAAATACGATTCCCTATGAGGTTACGTGCTGGGTATCCCGGCGCGTCCCGCGGGTTTACGTGAATGGCCAGAGATAG
- a CDS encoding peptide chain release factor 2 (programmed frameshift), whose amino-acid sequence MDMDLRETFQELSRKLEHIYGVFFDVDQLKLKIDQLQEQSAAPDFWNDTQRAQKINQEISRLKSVVEGWNRLKEQQENLQVLLDLAQESGDKELEAEFQSELKTFKEQVEELELKSILGGIDDPKNAILTIHAGAGGTEAQDWAQMLLRMYTRWIERRGFSYHTLDLLPGEEAGIKSAVLEVKGDYAYGYLKAEAGVHRLVRLSPFDANHRRHTSFASVFVYPEIESDVEIEINPKDLRIDTYRASGAGGQHVNKTDSAVRITHIPTGIVVQCQTERSQHMNRESAMKILRSRLYQKKMEDEAEKRTEIEKGKKDIAWGSQIRSYVFHPYNMVKDHRTGVETGNTQAVMDGDIDRFIRAFLLNQTVSAQAKSS is encoded by the exons ATGGATATGGACTTAAGAGAAACATTTCAGGAACTCAGCCGCAAGCTCGAACA CATCTACGGAGTTTTCTTTGACGTCGATCAACTGAAACTGAAAATAGATCAGCTTCAGGAGCAATCCGCTGCACCGGATTTCTGGAACGACACGCAGAGAGCTCAAAAAATTAATCAGGAGATCAGCCGTCTAAAATCTGTCGTGGAGGGGTGGAATCGACTCAAAGAGCAGCAGGAAAATCTTCAGGTTCTTTTGGATTTGGCGCAAGAATCCGGAGACAAAGAGCTGGAGGCGGAATTTCAATCGGAATTAAAGACGTTTAAGGAACAGGTCGAAGAACTGGAGCTGAAAAGTATCCTCGGAGGGATTGACGATCCCAAAAACGCCATTCTGACCATTCATGCCGGAGCCGGCGGAACAGAAGCCCAGGACTGGGCGCAGATGCTGCTTCGAATGTACACGCGCTGGATCGAGCGCCGCGGGTTCTCTTACCACACGCTGGATTTGCTTCCGGGCGAAGAAGCCGGCATCAAGAGTGCGGTTCTGGAGGTGAAAGGGGACTATGCCTACGGTTATCTGAAAGCCGAAGCGGGGGTGCACCGGCTGGTACGGTTGTCCCCGTTTGATGCCAATCACCGCCGCCACACATCCTTTGCCTCGGTTTTTGTGTACCCCGAAATTGAAAGCGATGTGGAGATTGAAATCAACCCGAAGGATTTGCGGATCGATACCTACCGTGCCAGCGGAGCAGGCGGACAGCACGTGAATAAGACGGACTCGGCGGTGCGCATTACGCACATTCCTACGGGAATTGTGGTGCAGTGCCAGACGGAGCGTTCCCAGCACATGAACCGCGAAAGCGCCATGAAGATTCTTCGGTCGCGCCTGTATCAGAAAAAAATGGAAGATGAAGCCGAAAAACGAACGGAAATCGAGAAGGGGAAAAAAGACATTGCCTGGGGCAGTCAGATTCGTTCGTACGTTTTTCATCCCTATAATATGGTAAAAGATCACCGTACGGGAGTGGAAACGGGCAACACGCAGGCGGTTATGGACGGGGATATCGATCGGTTTATACGGGCTTTTTTGTTGAATCAGACTGTTTCGGCACAAGCGAAATCATCCTAA